The DNA sequence TTGAACTTCGCATTGGACAAAAAGCTTATGCTTCTGATCCTCAAAAACTACCCAACCCTCGCAAGGCTGATCCGTGAACAGCCGTTTTTAGATGACAAACGCCAAGCCTTACCGCTTTGCAAGATCGACTTTGGAATAACACGAATTATCAGCCGGTTGCAAAAAATGCCCAAACTCAAAACATTTGCTGAGCCGTTTTTATTTGACCTGGTACTGGAGCTGCTGATGCACTATGAAACCCAGCTGCAAAGCGGGAACTTCCTTTATTACCAAACCACCCAGGAAAAAATATATGACGTAAAGGAATTCATCCAAAGCAACTATACCGATCCCGCCTGCCAGGTAAGCCAGCTCGCCCGCGAATTCAACTCAACCCGCAAAACCCTGGCGCGCGAGTATAAAAAGGAATTCGGCATAAGTATGAAGGAACATATCACTAAACTTCGAATGAAGCTGGCTTTACAACTACTTGAACAGAACTGCCTCATTAAAGAAGTAACCCGGGCCACCGGCTACCAAAACCCGTTCAGCTTCAGCCGGATGTTTAAGAAATACTACGGATACCCGCCAGAAAAGCGAAAAGGCAACAAAGGCTTCCTCTGTTTAGCCTATTAATCTGCCTGACCATCAGTAAAATACGAGCTACCGACCTGAACTTTTGGGACAAAATCCATATGATTTAGTTAAAAAATGTCCCATTTAGTCATTCCTTTTCCCGCATTTCTACCTGAATTTTATTCTGCCATTTGATGGGGAGTACTGTAAATACCACGCCCTGTTCCGGGCGTGCGAAGCGTGCGGATACTAACGTGGGCGCCCCTTAAAGTTTTACACCCACCGGTGTACAAACCGGCAGTACTGGCAACTTTCAACCGGAATCCGCACGAACAGAACGCTAAGCGCTGCGAGAGTGCGACGGGATAATTTCCTTTTATACTGCCGGCTGCGAA is a window from the Anseongella ginsenosidimutans genome containing:
- a CDS encoding helix-turn-helix transcriptional regulator, which produces MAPSCILIADTATFVVHPYFPLDVHCYFPYTAALLRQFLPGHTLFMDLCSYRIERKRATVYAKVKHPVLIFCYLLQGRIAGLDKQGQPEALLSGKQYAGFNLRDGRYRLGLEKGRHLVLNFALDKKLMLLILKNYPTLARLIREQPFLDDKRQALPLCKIDFGITRIISRLQKMPKLKTFAEPFLFDLVLELLMHYETQLQSGNFLYYQTTQEKIYDVKEFIQSNYTDPACQVSQLAREFNSTRKTLAREYKKEFGISMKEHITKLRMKLALQLLEQNCLIKEVTRATGYQNPFSFSRMFKKYYGYPPEKRKGNKGFLCLAY